The window CAGCTCAAGTTATTCTCGGTCAGCAGGCGACAAAAGAAGCTGTAGCGGCTTTAACGAAGGAGCTTGGTCTGGATAATCCGTGGCATATTCAATACATCGATTATGTGAAACAGCTTTTAAGTGGGGATTTAGGAACTTCTTTACGGACGAGAGCTCCTATCAATCAAGAACTGTGGCCGTATTTAGCCGCAACAATGGAATTAACGTTAGTAGCGATGATTATTGCTGTTGTTATTGGGGTCAATGCGGGAATTATCAGTGCATGGTACTCCAATTCATGGTTTGATTATGTGGCGATGGTTTTCGCATTAATCGGCGTATCGATGCCTATTTTCTGGTTAGGTTTGATGGAACAATGGATTTTTTCCATCAATTTAGGGTGGCTCCCGTCGACGGGTCGAGAAGAAGTGCGGGACCCTGTTACAGCGATTACGAACTTGTATTTAATTGATACACTTCTGCAAGGTAGAACGGATCAGTTTGTTCAGGTATTAAAGCATCTGTTGTTACCGAGTATCGCATTAGCAACCATTCCGATGGCGATTATTGCTCGTATGACGCGCTCTTCCATGCTTGAGGTTATGAAATCTGATTACGTTCGTACAGCTCGTGCAAAGGGTGTGCGAATGTTTTGGGTAGTTTATAAACATTCGTTAAAAAATGCTGTTATTCCAGTGTTGACAGTAGTAGGTTTGCAAACAGGTCTTTTGCTTGGGGGAGCGATTTTAACAGAGACCATTTTTGGTTGGCCTGGTGTAGGACGATATTTGTATGATGCGATTACTTATCGTGACTACCCAGTTATTCAGTCAGGTATTTTAATCATTGCGACCATATTTGTCTTTATAAATTTGATTGTTGATTTACTCTATGCGGTCATAGATCCACGCATTAAATATGACCAGTAAAGGGGGGACTTTTCATGGCTGAACTTGCAAGAAATGATGTAAACGTTCAAATACAAGAAGACAAAGTGAAATCGCCCTTACAAGAAGCTTGGGAAACGTTTCGGAAAAATAAAATTGCCCTGTTAGGGTTAGGGATCGTTGTCTTTTTTATCCTTGTAGCCATTTTTGCACCACTTATCGCACCGTATGGATTTAAAGAACAACAATTGTCTGAACGGCTTTTACCTCCGTCAAGCGACCATTGGTTTGGTACAGACGACTTCGGACGAGATATTTTTTCGCGAATTATTTATGGAGCGCGAATCTCATTGTGGGTAGGATTTTTTGCAGTATTAGGCTCTGCCATAATTGGATCAGCACTTGGGATTATTGCCGCTTATTACGGAAGATGGGTTGATACGATTATTTCACGAATTTTTGATATTATGCTTGCATTCCCTAGTATTCTTCTAGCTATCGCGGTTATCGCAATTTTAGGACCTTCTCTTCAAAATGCTTTGATTGCCATAGCGATTATTAATATTCCGAACTTCGGACGCTTAGTTCGATCTCGTGTATTAAGTGTGAAACAAGAAGAATATATTATGGCGGCAAAAGCCATTGGAATGAAAGATTTCCGAATCTTAGTTCATCACATCTTACCAAATAGCTTAACGCCAATCATTGTTCAAGGGTCTCTTGCGATTGCGACGGCGATTTTAGAAGCAGCCGCGTTAGGATTCCTAGGGCTAGGTGCACAAGCGCCGACACCTGAATGGGGGAAAATGCTTTCTGACTCCAAGCAATATTTAATGCAAGCGCCATGGACACTAATCTTCCCTGGTTTAGCTATTATGCTGACGGTTTTAGGCTTTAACTTAATGGGAGATGGATTGCGTGATGCATTGGATCCAAAAATGAAAGATTAAAAGAAGACAGCGAGGTGACGCTGTCTTCTTTTAGGTGGAAAATTGAATATCATTCCTTTTATGAATTGAGAACTTCAAAGAATGGAGGCCTTCCATCATAATTAGCGATTTTTGATTACGGTTGTTTTGCTAGACAGTAAGAGACTAGCACACCTTTTCTTGTTTTATCATTTGATTAAGGAATTCAACCACTTTGCTAAAGACAAAGATTTCGTTCTCTTTTTTCTGGAATCCATGACCTTCATCGTCTAGAACGATGTATTCAATATGTCGACCTTTTTCTTTTAACTTCGTAACGATTTGATCGGATTCTTCTTTAACGACGCGTGGATCGTTTGCACCTTGTATGACGAGCATCGGTTTGACCATTTGGTCGATATAGGTGATGGGAGAATGTGCAATGAGCT is drawn from Bacillus kexueae and contains these coding sequences:
- a CDS encoding ABC transporter permease, with the protein product MFVYTVRRMFSLIPVLFGMTIVVFLIIRAIPGDPAQVILGQQATKEAVAALTKELGLDNPWHIQYIDYVKQLLSGDLGTSLRTRAPINQELWPYLAATMELTLVAMIIAVVIGVNAGIISAWYSNSWFDYVAMVFALIGVSMPIFWLGLMEQWIFSINLGWLPSTGREEVRDPVTAITNLYLIDTLLQGRTDQFVQVLKHLLLPSIALATIPMAIIARMTRSSMLEVMKSDYVRTARAKGVRMFWVVYKHSLKNAVIPVLTVVGLQTGLLLGGAILTETIFGWPGVGRYLYDAITYRDYPVIQSGILIIATIFVFINLIVDLLYAVIDPRIKYDQ
- the nikC gene encoding nickel transporter permease, with protein sequence MAELARNDVNVQIQEDKVKSPLQEAWETFRKNKIALLGLGIVVFFILVAIFAPLIAPYGFKEQQLSERLLPPSSDHWFGTDDFGRDIFSRIIYGARISLWVGFFAVLGSAIIGSALGIIAAYYGRWVDTIISRIFDIMLAFPSILLAIAVIAILGPSLQNALIAIAIINIPNFGRLVRSRVLSVKQEEYIMAAKAIGMKDFRILVHHILPNSLTPIIVQGSLAIATAILEAAALGFLGLGAQAPTPEWGKMLSDSKQYLMQAPWTLIFPGLAIMLTVLGFNLMGDGLRDALDPKMKD